From the Micromonospora echinospora genome, the window CCTCACCATCCGCCAACTCGACGACACCACCTGGGAGTTCGGCGCCCGTGGCTACGGCCCCCACGCCGCACCACTGACCCAGCACGTCGTCGACCTCATCACCGCCTGGGACCGTGACCACCGCCACCAGCCCGGCCCGGACATCAGGGTGTACCCCACCGGCGTCACCATCCCGCCCACCGACCAACCACAACTACTCGTTCCCCGCCACCACACCACCACCGCGATCACCTGGACCACCGGAGATCACCGGTGACCGCTACCGAGCCGACCCTCGTCATCGTTCGCGGGAACTCCGGTAGCGGGAAGACGACCGCCGCCCGCGAGGCCCGCCGACGCTACGGCCGTGGGATCGCACTCCTGGAACAGGACCACCTGCGTCGGATCGTGCTGCGCGAACACGACAGCTCACATATCCACCCGGTCGCTCCGGCGTTCATCACCGCGACCGCCCGCACCGCCCTCGACCTCGGCTACCACGTCATCCTCGAAGGCATCCTGCACACCGAACGGTACGCCCCCGTCCTGCACCAGCTCATCGACAACCATCCCGGACCGGCCGCCGTGTTCTACCTGGACGTGTCCTTCGACGAGACCGTCCGCCGCCACCTCAGCCGCGCTGAGCCCATTCCCGTCACCGCCGACGAGATGCGCACCTGGTACGCCCACCGCGACCTGCTCGATGTCCCCGGTGAAACTGTCATCGCCGAGACCAGCACCTTCGAACAGACCGTCACCACGATCCTGCACACCAGCGGCCTCACCAGCGCGGCACCCCAGACGCCCTGTCCACGGCGCTGCCGGCACTGCGCCCGCAAATCCGACGAGTCTGCCGCCGCAGCGGCGGTCTCCGAGGGATCTCAGCTGATGCCCGAGTCGGTCGTCGCCAGCGAGGTCCGGACCGGCGGCTGCCTGTGTGGGAAGGTCCGGTTCACCGTGAGCGGTGAGCCCGACTACCCCCACGTCTGCAGCTGCACCCACTGCCAGAAGCGGGCCGGCGGGCCGATCCAGTCGTGGGTCAGCTTCCCGCTGGAGGGGCTGAGCTGGACCGGCGAAGGCGGCGAGCCGACGTGGTTCGACACCTTCCCAGGCAAGACCAAGCGAGGGTTCTGCGCCGTCTGTGGCAGCTCGGTGGCTGCGTTCGACTACGGCGACACCCTTATCGGCATCAACCTCAGCGCGCTGGACGACCAGGACGACCCCCGCCTCGTCCCGGTCAACCAGTCCTTCCGAGACGCCGCGGTCTCCTGGCTGCCTCAGAGGCCGGTTCGAGGGCTTTTGATTTGATCTATGCTTTGCGTCCGGTTGAGGGTCCTTCAGCGGGTTCGCCACGGATAGCGGTCTCTCGATGTCGGGGAATGTGAATCCTGGTCGTGACCGTCGGGCGGTAGTGGCGTTAGGCCGTTCATGGGTGATCGGAAGCCGTACCCCAGCGATGTCACCGACGCGCAGTGGGCGTTGATCGGGCCGTTCCTGCGGGCGTGGAAGGCCAAGCGGGTCTCGGTGTCGGGGCATCAGGGTGACTACGACCTGCGGGAGATCGTGAACGCGATCCTCTACCAGAACCGGACCGGCTGTCAGTGGGCGTACCTGCCGCACGACCTGCCGCCGAAGTCCGCGACCTACTACTACTTCGCCCTGTGGCGGGACGACGGCACCGACCAGGCGATCCATGATCTGCTGCGCTGCCAGGCCAGGGAGAAGGCCGGCCGGACCGAGGATCCGACCGCGGTCGTGTTGGACAGCCAGTCGGTCCGGGCGGCGAACCATGTCCCGGCCGCCACGACCGGCAAGGACGCCGGCAAGAAGGTGTCCGGCCGCAAGCGCGCCCTGGCCGTGGACACCCTCGGTCTGGTCATCGCGGTCGTGGTGACCGCCGCCTCGGTCACCGACAACGCCATCGGCATCCGACTGCTCGACACAGTCGTCGAGCGCGCCCCGACGGTCACCCGGGCGTGGGTCGACGCCGGGTTCAAGCAGGACCTCGCGCTGCACGGCGCCGTCCTCGGGGTCGACGTCGAGGTCGTCAAACGATCCGACACCCGACCCGGGTTCGTGCCAGTACGCAAGCGGTGGATCGTCGAGCAGACCTACGGCACGTTGATGCTGCACCGCCGGCTCGTGCGCGAGTACGAGAGCCGCCCGGAATCGGCCGTGTCACGAACGTTGTGGGCGTCGATGGTCACCATCGTGCGCCGGCTGACCGGCACCAGCACACCGTCCTGGCGACACCGGTGAACCTCGCCGTAATCCTCGACCTGATCACCGCACGCGAAGCCACCGCCGATCAGGCCGCCGACCGGCTACGCGAGCAGATCACCGCCCTCACCGCCGACCTCGCCCGCATCGAGGGCGAGCTGGCTGACCTGAAGGTCACCCGCACCACGCTGCGCATCCTCACCGCCGCCGAGTTCACCGCCGATGACCCGACGATAGCCAGCGCCCCCTACCAGCAGATCCTGACGGTCCTCGACACCACGACCACCGGCATGCGGGCCAAGGACATCTGCCTCGCCCTCGGCGTCGACCCCATCCCGAAACACGTCGAGAGCGCCCGCGCGAAGCTCAAACGCATGGTCAAGCATCACGTCCTGACCGAGAACCAACCCGGAGTGTTCACCCTCACCCCGAAACGGACCTAACCTAACGAACCGGCCTCTGACAGGGAGGTGCCGACAGGTGCGGGCCGCGTCTGTCACCGCACGAGAGGCGCACCCACATGGTTGAGGTGGCATCGAGCAAATCAGCTGAAACGTGGACTGTCAGACCAGTTCAGGTCGCTGTCAGATCGCCAGGTGTTCGCCACGGCTGACAAACGCCGATTGGTAGACGTCAGCGCATCACGGCGCGGCGCGGAGCCGACACCACATGAGCGACCACTCCACGCCGCAGCCCGCCCACCAGGGCGGCACCCCCAACATCCCTCCGATGGATCTGGTCGCCGGCGACCCGCCGGTACCGATCACCGTCTGGCGCACCGCCCGCAGCGGCGACGACCAGAGCACGACCATCTCCCACCGGCTGGCGTACCGACTCGTCGCCGCGTACAGCCGGCCCGGCGAGGCGGTCGTCGACCTCACCGACACCCACGTCCTGGACGTCGCCTGCCTGCGCGGCGGGCGCCGACACCACCCGGCCTGGTTCACTGGCGCCTCGGCGCTGTTCGTCGGGCCGCAGACGCCGCAGCACCCGGGCGAGCCCGACGACGACCCGGACTCCGACGGTCCGGACGACGTGCGGGCGTGGTTCGGCGACGACCTCACCGACCCCGACCCGGACTGGGTGGCGGGTGACGAACCGTCCGGTGTCCCGGGCGATGGTGACGACCTGCAGGGGCGGACCAGCCTCGTGGTGGCCACCTGGCCGCTGGACGCCAGCAGCGACGCGGCCAACCGTGCCCGCCTGGCGTGGCTGCTCGCCGCCTGCGGCCGGCTGCTGCGTCCCGGCGGGTGCCTGGTCCTCGTCGTCGGGGTTCCGGCCGGCGCGGTCGCGGCCCCGGAGGACTTCACCCCCGTGGTCGACGCCGCCGCAGGTTGCGGACTCGGCTACCTGCAGCACATCGTCGCGGTCGCCGCCGACAGCGACGGCGACCGGTTCACCTACCACGCCACCGACGAGGAACTGCTCTCCCTGGCCCGTACTACGGGTGTCGAGCAGTTCGTGCTCCACGTCAAGGTCCACGCCGACCTGCTCGTCTTCACAAGCAGGCAGGGCGGTGACCGGCGTGCCTGAACCCTCGACCAACAACACCACCGCAACGCCGGGTTTCAACGAGACGACTGCGGCCTGGCCGCAGGACCTGTCGGTCTGGGCGACCGCTCAGTCGACCGGTCCGGTCCAGCGCCGTGGCCGGTACGTGCCCCAGTCGGTCAAGCATCCGGCCCGGATGTTGCCGGCGATCGCCGCCCACGCGGTTCGCTCCTACACCCAGCCCGGCGACCTGGTGTTCGACCCGATGTGCGGGATCGGCACCACCCTCGTGGAGGCCATCCACGCGGGCCGCGACGCCATCGGCGTGGAGTACGAGTCCCGCTGGTCCGACATCGCCGATGCCAACATCGCCCACGCGCACCGGCACGGTGCCACTGGCCGTGGGTCGGTGATCCGCGGGGACGCCACCCGCCTCACCGCCCTTCTGCCGACGGCCCTGCAGGGGCAGGTGTCCCTGGTGGTGACCTCGCCGCCGTACGGGCCGACGGTGCACGGCCTTGTCCGGCCCGGGGCCGACGGGGTCGCCAAGTTCGACAACCGCTACGGCGAGGACAAGGGCAACCTCGCCTACCGCTCCTCCCTGGCCGGGCTGGTCGACGGCTTCACCGACATCCTGCGCGGCTGCCATGCCCTGCTGCGCCCCGGCGGAGTGGTCGTCGTGACCGCCCGCCCCTGGCGCAAACGGGGCAAGCTGGTTGACCTGCCCTCGGCGGTCCTCGCGGCCGGCACCGCCGCCGGCTTCACACCGCTCGAGCGGTGCGTCGCCCTGCTCGCCGCCGTCCGCGACGGGCAGCTCGTCGCCCGACCGTCGTTCTTCCAACTCCAACAGGTCCGCAAGGCCAGGGCCAGCGGCGTACCGATGCACCTCATCGCACACGAGGACGTCCTAGTCCTCGGCAAGCCCCAGCTGCCGGCGGCGGGCACCGAGGTGGTGACGTGACCGCACCCACCCACCGCTACCTGTCCCTCGGCGCCGGGGTGCAGAGCTCCACGCTCCTCCTGCTCGCCGCGCAGGGCAGGGTCCCCTTATCCGCCCGAGCCAACGCCGAAGGGCACCCGCTGCGCGGACAGTTCTTCCTGCACCGGCAGCGGGTGCCCCTCGACGAGGTGGTCCTGCGTCCACGCCTACGCCTGGCGGATGCGCCGGGCTGCGGGCCGTGGACCTGCCCGCACGAAGCGCTGGCCGCAGTCGACGCCGAGCACAAGGGGGTGGCGTGAGCGTTGCGCACACCACCGGCCTACGGATCGGATCCCTCTGCAGCGGCTACGGGGGACTCGACCTGGCCGTCGAGCTGGTGCTCGGCGGCCGGGTCGTCTGGTACGCCGAGACCGACCGGCACGCCACCGCCGTCTTCTCCCACCACTGGCCCGACACTCCCAACCTCGGTGACATCCGCGTCGTCGACTGGGCCCAGGTCGAACCGGTCGACATCCTCACCGCCAGGTTCCCGTGCCAGGACATCAGCAACGCCGGAAAACGAGCTGGCATCACCGGCGAGCACTCCAGCCTCTGGACACACGTCGCCAGAGCCGTTCGCGACCTTCGACCCCCGCTCGTGTTCGTGGAGAACGTCGCCGCGCTCCTGCGACGGGGATTCGACGTCGTCCACGCCGACCTGGCCGCGCTCGGGTACGACACGAGCTGGCTCTGCCTACGCGCATCCGACATCGGCGCCGCTCACCGACGGGACCGGCTGTTCCTGCTGGCCACCCCCGCCGAGCGACTGGAAGGGAGTGAGGACGTTGCCGACGCCATGCGCCCGTGACGGCAAGGGGCCGGGCCATCAGTACGGGCTGCCCGACCTCGTCGAGCCGTCCGGGTCGACCCACAACCTGCTGCCCACCCCCACGGCGGCGACGTACGGCTCCAACAGGTCCCCCGTCGGCGGGAGTAGCCCGCCGGCCCAGCCTGGCCGGTGTCACCACACAGCTTCGACCGACTGCGGAGGTGGCCGACGGCCGATCCTCGGCCAACACCACCGGCGGACGCACTACGCCCACCGGACATGCGGGGCGGACGCTCACCGACGGGGGTCGACTGCTGCCGACTCCGAGAGCCAGTGACACCGGCACCCCGGGCCGGCGAGCCGGCGCCGGATTCCGGCCGCCGCTGTCGCAGGTGCTGCTGCCCACCCCACGGGCCACCGACGGAACGAAGGGTTGCCCCGGGCAGCGCGGGTCCCACGGGGACCTGACTCTGCCGTCGGCGGCGGTGCGGGTACCGGCCCGGACCCTGCCCACCCCGCGCGCATCCGACGCACGCGGACAGGGCCAGCACGGCGACGGTGGAGCGGACCTGCGCACCACCATCGCCGGCCTCGGCCAGCCCGACACCCACCGGTGGGGTGTCTACGCCCCCGCCGTGGCCCGCTGGGAACTATTGCTCGGCCGCCCCGTGCCTGAGCCGACCCAACCCGGGCGGCACGGCAAGCCAGTCCTGGCACCGCCGTTCGTGGAATGGCTCATGGGCCTGAACAGCGGCCACGTGACCGACCCGACGCTCGCGCTGCCGCGGACCACCGCCCTGCGGGTCCTCGGCAACGGCGTCGTCCCGCAACAGGCAGCCGCCGCGCTGCGGCTGCTGCTGTGCCCCCACCGGTGGGTGGCGCCCGCATAACCGATGCCGCCTCACTGAACGCCCACACCCAGGACGCGAAGAGCGGGGCCAGCTTGCGGGCGGTCGGGCGGCGGACCGTCGCCTCTCGACCGCCGCAACCCCGCTGGTCACGTCCGAGCCGCCCCCAACGGGCGACGGCACCGCCGGGATCGCGCGAGGCCGGTGGGAATCACCCGCCTGACCACCACATCAGCAAGCCCATCCATTCCGAGGGCCCGCCACCACCAAGCACCACGGTGGCGGGCCCTCTCCTCCGTTTCCGGAAGGACGACCCGTCATGGACAGCACGGCCAGCACTCCCGCAGAAAGCGCAGCGACGTCTTCGCCTGTCTGGACCGTCGAGCGTATTCGGGCGCTCGGTGCGGTCACCGACATCGCCACCGTCGGCGAAATCTTCGGCATGTCCCGCAGCAGCGCCTACGACCTGGCACGCCGTGACCGACTGCCGGTACCGGTGCTGCGCGTCGGATCCCGCTACCGGGTCTCCGTCGCCGCGATCCTCACCGCCCTCGGCGTCCCCAGCGAACCCCCGGCCCCGCCGTCCGCGACTTGATCACGTCGCCCACGCGAGCGGTGATCACCACCCAACGGACACCCGACAATCCGATGCTCGCCCCTGCGGGCATCGGCGAGGAGAAAGACTCGTCATGGCAGACGGATCCATCACCAAACGCTGCAGCTGCCGCAAGGACGGCAAACGCCTCGGCAACCAATGCCCCAAGCTACGCCGTGGCAACGGGTGGAACCCCCACCACGGCGTATGGCGCTACCAGCTCGAACTCCCGCTCGACGCCACCGACGGGCGGCGGCAGTTACGCCGCAGCGGCTTCGACACCCGAGAGG encodes:
- a CDS encoding IS5 family transposase, translated to MGDRKPYPSDVTDAQWALIGPFLRAWKAKRVSVSGHQGDYDLREIVNAILYQNRTGCQWAYLPHDLPPKSATYYYFALWRDDGTDQAIHDLLRCQAREKAGRTEDPTAVVLDSQSVRAANHVPAATTGKDAGKKVSGRKRALAVDTLGLVIAVVVTAASVTDNAIGIRLLDTVVERAPTVTRAWVDAGFKQDLALHGAVLGVDVEVVKRSDTRPGFVPVRKRWIVEQTYGTLMLHRRLVREYESRPESAVSRTLWASMVTIVRRLTGTSTPSWRHR
- a CDS encoding TRM11 family SAM-dependent methyltransferase — translated: MTGVPEPSTNNTTATPGFNETTAAWPQDLSVWATAQSTGPVQRRGRYVPQSVKHPARMLPAIAAHAVRSYTQPGDLVFDPMCGIGTTLVEAIHAGRDAIGVEYESRWSDIADANIAHAHRHGATGRGSVIRGDATRLTALLPTALQGQVSLVVTSPPYGPTVHGLVRPGADGVAKFDNRYGEDKGNLAYRSSLAGLVDGFTDILRGCHALLRPGGVVVVTARPWRKRGKLVDLPSAVLAAGTAAGFTPLERCVALLAAVRDGQLVARPSFFQLQQVRKARASGVPMHLIAHEDVLVLGKPQLPAAGTEVVT
- a CDS encoding DNA cytosine methyltransferase codes for the protein MSVAHTTGLRIGSLCSGYGGLDLAVELVLGGRVVWYAETDRHATAVFSHHWPDTPNLGDIRVVDWAQVEPVDILTARFPCQDISNAGKRAGITGEHSSLWTHVARAVRDLRPPLVFVENVAALLRRGFDVVHADLAALGYDTSWLCLRASDIGAAHRRDRLFLLATPAERLEGSEDVADAMRP
- a CDS encoding DNA-binding protein, which codes for MDSTASTPAESAATSSPVWTVERIRALGAVTDIATVGEIFGMSRSSAYDLARRDRLPVPVLRVGSRYRVSVAAILTALGVPSEPPAPPSAT